The DNA sequence ACTCGGCAAGCTCACCGGCAAGAGGCTCGCTTTCCACTTCGAGAGCTGAGCTCAGAACGCTTGGAACTAAAAAGGCGCGCAAGCTCAAGCCTGCGCGCCTTTTTTGATTACTCGGCCTTCAGAAAGTCGCCGACTTCGAGCAGCACGAATTCGTTGTCGTCGGCCTTGTCGAGCGCGCGGCCGGCCGAGAACGGCAGGTTGTTGTCGTTGCCGACGATGATATGGGTCTCATCGACGCGGTCGACGTTCTCGATGGTGACGAAGGGCATGTCGTAGAAGCCTTCGCCGCCGCCCTGGCGCTTCTTGTTGTCCGGGTCGGCGATCTTCAAGAGATCGATGTAGCCGATCTTGCGCACGGCCTTGCCGACATTGCTGTCGTCGAAGGCGATCTTGTAGATGCGCTTGACCTTGGAGCCGGTGGCAAAGCAGTCCGGCTTCGGGTCCTTCGGATCGGCGCAGGCCTTGTCGACCGTGCCGGCGCCGTTGTCGCGCTCGATCACCAGTGCTGTTCTGTCGTCGAGCATGTTGAAGTCGCCGATCGCTTCGCCCCCTTCGGCAAGCGGATAGAGCCAGCTGCGGCCGGTCCACGCCTTGCTGGCGACATCGAGTTCGATGATGCGCAGCGCCGGCCGACCCTCGGCCTGCTCGACCGTCTCGCTGTCGGTCCAGAGCGGGCCTTCGAGCAGACCGTAGAGCTTGGAGCCGTCCTTCGAAAGGGCCATGCCTTCATAGCCGCCGGAACGCTTCAGGTTGAAAGCGGGCGTCTTCTTCGACGGATCGGCCTGCAGTGTCAGCGTTGGATTGTCGGGTGACAGGACCGGCTTGCCGTCGACAGTGGTCGCAATCACGTCCGTCAGCTTGCCTTCGAGGTCGAACTTGAGAATGTACGGACCAAACTCCTCGCCAACCCAGAAGCCGTCGGCAACCGGCTGGATCGATTCGAAGTCGAAGTCAGCGCCGGTGAGATAACGCTTGTCGGAACCTTCCATGACGATCGGGAAAGGCGCCTTCTTGTCCGGGTCAGTCAAAAACAGCGTCTTCAGTGCCTCGACCTTGCCGGCGTCCCAGTCCATCTTGACGTGATGCAGCATCAGCATGGCGTCGGTGGAGTTCAGCTTGTTGCCGAAACCATTGTCGGAGAGGCTCCAAAAGGTGCCGTCTTCCAACGCCTTGATGCCGGAGAAACCCTGCATCGGCTGTCCGTCGAAGGGCAGCGACAGGCCGGTCGGACGAACGCCGTCCTTGCCGGGCACGGTGCCGAGTGCCTCGGCGCGCTTGCGGTCCGCAGTGGTGAATTTGCCCGAAGTCTTCAGGTATTCTGGTGCGTCGGAAGGAGCCGCGATGATCGTGTTCGCCGGCAGGATCGCGTGACCCTTCAGGGTCGCGGTGAAGGACTTTTCCTCGGCCGAGGCGGCCATCGTCATCAAAAGAGAGAGTGCCGCGGTGGCGAGAAGCGTTTTCGTCATGAAAGTCACCATGGGTTGGAAGCCAAAGACGGCCATCCGATAGGCGGCTTTGATGACGGTTGGGTGATGCTTGCCTTACAGGGCGATGAAGCTTTGGTGACAGGCTCAGCCGGCAATGGCGAGGCTTGCCCAGCGCCCGGGCGTGATGCCGTAGGCGCGCTTGAAATGGCGGGTGAAATGCGCCTGGTCCGCAAAGCCGGTTTCGAGCGCCGCACCTGCAAGACTTTCTCCCCTGGCAATCATCTGCCGGGCGCGCTCCAATCGGCGCATCAGGAGATAGCGATGTGGGCTTGTGCCGAGAACTTTACGGAACTGCCTCGCCAGCGTGAAGCGATCGAGCCCGCTGACCACTTCGAGTTCCTGGGAGCCCACGGATCGTTCAAGATTGGCGCGAAGGTATTCGGTCGCCTGCAGAACGGTATGCTTGTCGGCCTTTCCGGGGTTGATGTCCTTGGCGCCGGCATGCCGGTAGAGGCCCTCGGCGATCCGCACGAGGATGTCGTCGAGCGCCAGCTCGTCGATACCGTTGTCGAGGTCCATGACGGCCTCGCCGACCGCCTGCCGCAGCGTCTCGTCACCCACCACGGGCGCTGCGACGAAGGGCAGGGCGCGCCGTCTTTCGTCGAGCGCTGCGAGCAAGCGCTCCGGCTGCAGATACATCATCCTGTAGCGTAGCCCCGTCTCGGTTCCCGCGCCGCCATCGTGGATCTCGTCCGGGTGGAGGATGATAATACTTCCGGGTTTGCTGAAGCGGCTTTCGCCGCGGTACTGGAACGTCTGGACGCCGCCGAGCGTCACGCCGATCGCATAGGTGTCGTGGCGGTGTGGTTCGAAGAATTTTCCATGCAGGCGGGCTTCGATGC is a window from the Ensifer adhaerens genome containing:
- a CDS encoding esterase-like activity of phytase family protein — its product is MTKTLLATAALSLLMTMAASAEEKSFTATLKGHAILPANTIIAAPSDAPEYLKTSGKFTTADRKRAEALGTVPGKDGVRPTGLSLPFDGQPMQGFSGIKALEDGTFWSLSDNGFGNKLNSTDAMLMLHHVKMDWDAGKVEALKTLFLTDPDKKAPFPIVMEGSDKRYLTGADFDFESIQPVADGFWVGEEFGPYILKFDLEGKLTDVIATTVDGKPVLSPDNPTLTLQADPSKKTPAFNLKRSGGYEGMALSKDGSKLYGLLEGPLWTDSETVEQAEGRPALRIIELDVASKAWTGRSWLYPLAEGGEAIGDFNMLDDRTALVIERDNGAGTVDKACADPKDPKPDCFATGSKVKRIYKIAFDDSNVGKAVRKIGYIDLLKIADPDNKKRQGGGEGFYDMPFVTIENVDRVDETHIIVGNDNNLPFSAGRALDKADDNEFVLLEVGDFLKAE
- a CDS encoding AraC family transcriptional regulator; the encoded protein is MTVISISARQGVPEDALSEGAAIDLERLCGTPGDGIRVAPAVDGIERIEARLHGKFFEPHRHDTYAIGVTLGGVQTFQYRGESRFSKPGSIIILHPDEIHDGGAGTETGLRYRMMYLQPERLLAALDERRRALPFVAAPVVGDETLRQAVGEAVMDLDNGIDELALDDILVRIAEGLYRHAGAKDINPGKADKHTVLQATEYLRANLERSVGSQELEVVSGLDRFTLARQFRKVLGTSPHRYLLMRRLERARQMIARGESLAGAALETGFADQAHFTRHFKRAYGITPGRWASLAIAG